One genomic segment of Clostridium saccharoperbutylacetonicum N1-4(HMT) includes these proteins:
- the smpB gene encoding SsrA-binding protein SmpB, translating to MARKKNENSLAENRKARHDYFVEEAMEAGLVLVGTEVKSIRNGRVNLKDCYADVYNGEIFIKNMHISPYEQGNIFNVDPLRERKLLLHRDQIRRLDALVSQDGYTLVPLSLYLKEGKVKVALGVCKGKKNYDKRDAMLEKAHKRDIDRAIKEKYK from the coding sequence ATGGCAAGAAAAAAGAATGAAAATTCATTAGCAGAAAATAGAAAAGCAAGACATGATTATTTTGTAGAAGAAGCAATGGAAGCAGGATTAGTTTTAGTAGGAACTGAAGTTAAGTCCATAAGAAATGGAAGAGTTAATCTTAAAGATTGTTATGCAGATGTATACAATGGAGAAATATTTATTAAAAATATGCATATTTCACCATATGAACAAGGTAATATTTTCAATGTAGATCCATTAAGAGAAAGAAAATTATTACTTCATAGAGATCAAATAAGAAGGCTTGATGCTTTAGTATCGCAAGATGGATATACCTTAGTACCATTATCTCTATATTTAAAAGAAGGTAAAGTAAAAGTTGCTCTTGGAGTTTGTAAAGGTAAAAAGAATTATGATAAGAGAGATGCTATGCTTGAAAAAGCACATAAGAGAGACATAGATAGAGCAATAAAAGAAAAATATAAATAG
- a CDS encoding methionine ABC transporter ATP-binding protein encodes MIEIKNVVKNYGQTQVIKDVTLDIKEGEIYGIIGHSGAGKSTLLRCINGLESYDGGSVNVMGKEVSSLEGKSLREFRKDLGMIFQNFNLMQRKNVFDNVALPLEVWGYSKNEIMDKVSRLLDLVGLKDKKDSKPSELSGGQKQRVAIARALALDPKILLCDEATSALDPKITKDILALLSKINKELGITIVVVTHQMEVIKEICEKVALLDGGKIKAEGRAEDLFLKPGKSLKKFLGEDDEDEEILPNEGVNIKLFFPSDSSENALITKMARELEIDFSIVWGKLEKFRSEVLGGLVININEKDKDKVMEYLKNKDILLEVIE; translated from the coding sequence TTGATAGAAATTAAAAACGTAGTTAAAAATTATGGACAAACACAAGTTATAAAAGATGTAACATTAGATATTAAAGAAGGCGAAATATATGGAATAATAGGGCATAGTGGTGCAGGAAAATCAACTTTGCTTAGATGTATAAATGGACTTGAATCTTATGATGGAGGATCAGTAAATGTAATGGGGAAAGAAGTTTCTTCATTAGAAGGTAAAAGTCTTAGAGAGTTTAGAAAAGATTTAGGTATGATCTTTCAAAATTTCAATCTTATGCAAAGAAAAAATGTATTTGATAATGTTGCGCTTCCTCTGGAAGTCTGGGGATACAGTAAGAATGAAATTATGGACAAGGTATCGAGATTACTAGATTTAGTTGGCTTAAAAGATAAAAAAGATAGTAAACCATCAGAGCTTAGTGGTGGGCAAAAGCAAAGAGTAGCAATAGCAAGAGCATTAGCACTAGATCCAAAAATATTACTTTGTGATGAAGCAACTTCAGCTTTAGATCCGAAAATCACAAAAGACATTTTAGCATTACTTTCTAAAATAAATAAAGAATTGGGAATAACTATAGTAGTAGTTACTCACCAAATGGAAGTTATAAAGGAAATTTGTGAAAAAGTTGCATTATTAGATGGCGGTAAAATAAAAGCTGAAGGAAGAGCAGAAGATTTATTCTTAAAACCAGGAAAATCATTGAAGAAATTCTTGGGTGAGGATGATGAAGATGAAGAAATATTGCCAAACGAAGGAGTTAACATTAAATTATTTTTCCCAAGTGATTCTTCAGAAAATGCACTAATTACAAAGATGGCACGGGAATTGGAAATAGATTTTTCAATTGTTTGGGGCAAACTTGAAAAATTTAGAAGTGAAGTATTAGGTGGGCTTGTAATAAATATAAATGAAAAAGATAAAGATAAGGTTATGGAATACCTTAAAAATAAAGATATTCTATTGGAGGTGATTGAATAA
- a CDS encoding MetQ/NlpA family ABC transporter substrate-binding protein encodes MKKKSIISVVLAGVVALGLVGCGGASTSASKDSKNDKVIKIGVTPKPHEEIVNIAKPLLEKEGYTVEVTEFNDYNQPNTAVEEGSLDANFFQHTPYLNTQNKEKGYHLVSVGAIHLEPMGLYSKKIKSLDDLKEGATIAVPNDPSNEARALKLLAGKGLIKIKDGELVTPKDITENPKKLKFNELEAAAVPRAIDDIDAAVINGNYAIEAKFNPAKDAIIIEDKNSDAAKPYANIVVVKDGNQDKDKIKALVKAMTSPEVKAFIEKEYNGSVIPVF; translated from the coding sequence ATGAAAAAAAAATCAATTATATCAGTAGTATTAGCAGGAGTTGTCGCATTAGGATTGGTAGGATGTGGGGGCGCATCTACATCAGCAAGTAAAGATTCTAAGAATGATAAGGTAATAAAAATTGGAGTTACTCCAAAGCCACATGAAGAAATAGTAAATATAGCAAAACCATTGCTTGAAAAAGAAGGATATACTGTTGAAGTAACAGAATTTAATGACTATAATCAACCAAATACTGCAGTTGAAGAAGGTTCATTAGATGCAAACTTCTTCCAACATACACCTTATTTAAATACACAAAATAAAGAAAAAGGATATCACTTAGTTTCAGTTGGAGCTATTCATTTAGAACCAATGGGCTTATATTCTAAGAAAATAAAAAGCTTAGATGATCTTAAAGAAGGTGCTACAATAGCAGTTCCTAACGATCCTTCAAATGAAGCTAGAGCATTAAAGTTATTAGCAGGAAAAGGATTAATAAAAATCAAAGATGGTGAATTAGTTACACCAAAAGATATTACAGAAAATCCTAAAAAATTAAAATTTAATGAATTAGAAGCAGCAGCAGTTCCAAGAGCTATAGATGATATTGATGCAGCTGTAATTAACGGAAACTATGCTATAGAAGCTAAATTCAATCCTGCAAAAGATGCAATAATAATTGAAGATAAGAATTCAGATGCTGCTAAACCTTATGCAAATATTGTTGTTGTAAAAGACGGAAATCAAGATAAAGATAAGATAAAAGCTTTAGTAAAAGCAATGACTTCACCTGAAGTTAAAGCCTTTATAGAAAAAGAATACAATGGTTCAGTAATACCAGTATTTTAG
- a CDS encoding bifunctional metallophosphatase/5'-nucleotidase, whose product MRKTLITKKSIAFITSLFLAITLFSAFPIIGYAADNGKTFDIIEVTDFHGTLKDSSGNPVAGVLADRIENVKKSNPDRTLIIGGGDLYQGSAVSNIMKGVPVQQVMSKVGMEVTALGNHEFDWGLDTTIDTTMKGAAYSIVCSNLYDKTGKRVFEPYKIITKDGVKIAIIGGITLETETSVSPKYVKDYEFKDLANEINSVAAQIKKDKLADVTIALVHEGDKGDNATGPVFDLANKLQNVDAVFGGHSHTKTAAIATTTKIPVYIGASNGKGYIDAKFNITSDKKIAFEAPKLDTSYVALDNEKGYKAVVKQTDINVDKIVNDANKLIDPITSEVIGYNTDKELTRKLNNTPYGSSVLGNWASDVTKDAVRADVGFQNNGGLRIDIPQGNITVGTMWQFMPFDNTLYKLKMTKAQIKEVLEQAVADNSKGLQVSGINFTYDSKLPTGQRVKDITRENGRTIKDNEMLTVAVPDFVAQGGDSFTAFTKYGGLDVKNDTHVVVRDALIDWCKYNKNRNGNNTITNKDVPRMVNLSGAVSNLIQKAA is encoded by the coding sequence ATGAGAAAAACATTAATAACTAAAAAAAGTATAGCTTTTATAACTAGTTTATTTTTGGCAATTACATTGTTCAGTGCTTTTCCAATTATAGGTTATGCTGCGGATAATGGAAAAACATTTGATATTATTGAAGTAACAGATTTTCACGGAACCTTAAAGGATTCTTCTGGAAATCCAGTTGCAGGAGTTTTAGCTGATAGAATAGAAAATGTAAAAAAATCAAATCCTGATAGAACTTTAATCATAGGTGGTGGAGACTTATACCAAGGTTCTGCTGTATCGAACATTATGAAAGGGGTTCCAGTCCAACAAGTTATGTCAAAGGTTGGAATGGAAGTAACAGCCCTTGGAAACCATGAATTTGATTGGGGATTAGATACAACTATTGATACAACTATGAAGGGGGCAGCTTATTCGATAGTTTGTAGTAATTTATATGATAAAACTGGTAAGAGAGTATTTGAACCTTATAAAATCATAACTAAAGATGGGGTTAAAATAGCAATTATTGGAGGAATAACACTTGAAACAGAAACAAGTGTATCACCTAAATATGTAAAAGATTATGAATTCAAAGATCTTGCAAATGAAATTAATTCAGTTGCAGCACAAATTAAAAAAGATAAATTAGCAGATGTAACAATTGCATTAGTTCATGAAGGAGATAAAGGGGATAATGCAACAGGACCAGTATTTGACTTGGCTAATAAGCTTCAAAATGTAGATGCAGTATTTGGTGGACATAGTCATACAAAAACTGCAGCGATAGCTACAACTACTAAAATTCCAGTATATATTGGAGCATCTAATGGTAAAGGATATATTGATGCTAAATTTAATATAACTAGTGATAAAAAAATTGCATTTGAAGCACCAAAGCTTGATACAAGTTACGTAGCTTTAGATAATGAAAAAGGATATAAAGCTGTTGTAAAACAAACAGATATTAATGTTGATAAAATTGTAAATGATGCTAATAAACTAATAGATCCAATTACAAGTGAAGTTATTGGATACAATACAGATAAAGAATTAACAAGAAAATTAAACAATACTCCATATGGGTCATCAGTTTTAGGAAATTGGGCATCTGATGTTACAAAAGATGCAGTTAGAGCTGATGTAGGCTTTCAAAATAATGGAGGTCTTAGAATTGACATACCTCAAGGAAATATAACAGTAGGAACAATGTGGCAATTTATGCCTTTTGATAATACACTTTATAAATTAAAAATGACAAAGGCTCAAATAAAAGAAGTTTTAGAGCAGGCTGTAGCAGATAATAGCAAGGGATTGCAAGTATCTGGTATTAATTTTACTTATGATTCAAAACTTCCAACAGGTCAAAGAGTGAAAGATATTACAAGAGAAAATGGAAGAACAATTAAAGATAATGAGATGTTAACTGTAGCAGTTCCAGATTTCGTAGCGCAAGGTGGAGATTCCTTTACTGCATTCACAAAGTATGGTGGATTAGATGTTAAAAATGATACTCATGTTGTAGTTAGAGATGCACTAATTGATTGGTGTAAATATAATAAGAACAGAAATGGTAACAATACAATAACTAATAAAGATGTTCCAAGAATGGTTAATTTATCTGGAGCAGTAAGTAATCTTATTCAAAAAGCAGCTTAA
- a CDS encoding methionine ABC transporter permease has product MSDVIGKALIETLEMVFASTLGSLILGFIPAIILTVTAKDGLKPNKIVYSVLDLIINILRSFPVIILMVAIIPLTRFIAGKSIGTEAAIVPLTIAAAPFVARIIESALREVDKGIIEAAKSFGASNTQIIFKVMLKEAIPSIASGITLTIISIVGYSAMAGTIGGGGLGQVAISYGYQRFQTDYMVVTCIVLIIVVQGLQVLGNYFYNKLSK; this is encoded by the coding sequence ATGAGTGATGTAATAGGAAAAGCTTTGATTGAGACGTTAGAAATGGTTTTTGCATCAACTCTTGGTTCATTAATCTTAGGGTTTATACCTGCAATAATATTGACGGTTACTGCAAAAGATGGATTAAAACCTAACAAAATTGTTTATTCAGTTTTAGATTTAATAATTAACATATTAAGAAGTTTCCCAGTTATTATACTCATGGTAGCTATTATACCTTTAACTAGGTTTATTGCTGGTAAATCAATAGGTACAGAAGCAGCTATTGTTCCACTTACAATTGCAGCAGCTCCTTTTGTAGCAAGAATTATTGAATCAGCTCTTAGAGAAGTTGATAAAGGAATAATTGAGGCAGCTAAGTCTTTTGGAGCATCAAATACTCAAATTATTTTTAAGGTTATGCTTAAGGAAGCAATTCCTTCAATAGCCTCAGGAATTACTCTTACAATAATAAGTATTGTTGGGTATTCTGCAATGGCAGGAACAATTGGTGGTGGAGGACTTGGTCAAGTAGCTATAAGCTATGGATATCAAAGATTCCAAACAGATTATATGGTAGTAACATGTATTGTTTTAATTATAGTAGTACAAGGACTACAAGTTTTAGGCAATTATTTTTATAATAAATTATCAAAATAG
- a CDS encoding helix-turn-helix transcriptional regulator, translating into MEILSTGEKIKRARIFKGITLKELCGHKISIAKMSCIENGKIKADKELLKYIAEKIEIDLDYLTEDVYEQILNNLKIIRKNIACDDDSENKLKDNLSYAIKYKFYDLAFELIHILFSYYVEENKVENIQLIVSQYYDLYQRNNKHKNTVIYFKDMARYLSQNGEYIEAISYYSKLREMFQQQKEKMDKTEYCLIGYNEALCYQNIGKSEEAYSILSEIIEYVNSLKTDESKGKVYHIYATVCIKLKKDCVDEYKKKAFEYQKHNPISLALSHGNYGKYYFEADERKKAIAEIQEGIKIFPRDNVEKNVQFLNDCTGILIDNKEYEIADKMAEEALNAAIITNNIKLIEKSYYLKGTILQNMNLYSEAEKYMNLSLDSLYKFGSREQRKARYVDMGKLYYKLGDIEDSIKYYNLALAVDKKI; encoded by the coding sequence TTGGAAATACTATCAACTGGAGAAAAGATAAAAAGAGCTCGAATATTTAAAGGTATTACATTAAAAGAATTGTGTGGACACAAAATTTCAATTGCTAAAATGAGTTGCATAGAAAATGGGAAAATTAAGGCAGATAAAGAGTTACTTAAATATATAGCTGAAAAAATAGAAATAGATTTAGACTATTTAACAGAAGATGTTTATGAGCAAATATTAAATAACTTAAAAATTATAAGAAAAAATATTGCCTGTGATGATGATTCAGAAAATAAATTAAAAGATAATTTAAGTTATGCGATTAAATATAAATTTTATGATTTAGCATTTGAGTTAATTCATATATTATTTTCTTATTATGTAGAAGAAAATAAAGTTGAAAATATTCAATTAATAGTTTCACAATATTATGATTTATATCAAAGAAATAATAAACATAAAAATACTGTTATATATTTTAAAGATATGGCAAGATATCTTTCTCAAAATGGAGAATATATTGAAGCAATTTCATATTACAGTAAGCTTAGAGAAATGTTTCAGCAGCAAAAAGAAAAAATGGATAAGACGGAGTATTGCCTAATAGGTTATAATGAAGCTTTGTGTTATCAAAATATAGGAAAATCAGAGGAAGCGTATAGTATTTTATCTGAAATTATAGAATACGTTAATAGCCTTAAAACTGATGAAAGTAAAGGTAAGGTTTATCATATATACGCAACAGTATGCATCAAACTAAAAAAGGACTGTGTTGATGAATATAAAAAGAAAGCCTTTGAATATCAAAAACATAATCCTATTTCATTAGCACTATCTCATGGAAATTATGGAAAATACTATTTTGAAGCTGATGAAAGAAAAAAAGCAATTGCTGAAATACAAGAAGGAATTAAAATATTCCCACGAGATAATGTAGAAAAGAACGTTCAATTTTTAAATGATTGTACTGGAATACTAATTGATAATAAGGAATATGAAATCGCTGATAAAATGGCAGAAGAAGCTTTAAATGCAGCTATTATTACCAATAACATAAAGTTGATTGAAAAATCATATTATCTGAAGGGAACAATTCTTCAAAATATGAATTTATATAGTGAAGCAGAAAAATATATGAATTTATCTTTGGATTCACTTTATAAATTTGGATCAAGGGAGCAAAGGAAAGCTCGATATGTAGATATGGGAAAATTGTATTATAAACTTGGAGATATAGAGGATTCTATAAAGTATTACAATTTAGCATTGGCTGTAGATAAAAAAATTTAA
- a CDS encoding helix-turn-helix domain-containing protein, whose translation MEILSLGEKIKRRRKELNMTLKDLAKDRITPGQISLVESSRSNPSVDLLEYLANSLNTTVEYLMESEESQAEKISLYYEQVGESCILQGDYEKGQRYIDNALYYCEKYNLEYRKAIIYFITAKSYMYKKDFPMAQKFFLSANVIFVKNNNYEQIIKAFLNLANIALESKAYHSSSSYLKQAEKVYLDNNIVDEFLLGEIYYNMARTYFNIEDLESALEYSYLSKKRFQQIYNDEDYARNLFELAEEFNKKGDLINALKYSQKTLEVYKKIQYNKSIVNIEQNLGKLFYELGDLEESIKHYEISRNVSIYNKVGHVNDILMDICKSYLKLKNTGECSKILKDIESSIKNEDVDRIINCKLIEYTMCNIDENFEQAENVLIDTYILAKNSGRLTKAGELSMRLGKYFISKKDVEKASYYLDQGVKLFDEAEQLEN comes from the coding sequence ATGGAAATTCTATCATTAGGAGAAAAAATTAAAAGAAGAAGAAAAGAATTAAATATGACATTAAAGGATTTGGCTAAGGACAGAATAACTCCAGGACAGATAAGCTTGGTAGAATCAAGTCGTTCAAATCCATCGGTTGATTTATTAGAATATTTAGCTAATTCATTAAATACTACTGTTGAGTATTTAATGGAATCAGAAGAAAGCCAAGCTGAAAAGATAAGTTTATATTATGAGCAGGTAGGGGAATCCTGCATATTACAAGGAGATTATGAAAAGGGACAAAGATATATTGATAATGCGTTATATTATTGCGAAAAATACAATTTAGAGTATAGAAAAGCAATTATATATTTTATAACAGCAAAGTCGTATATGTATAAAAAAGATTTCCCAATGGCTCAGAAGTTTTTTTTATCAGCGAACGTAATATTTGTTAAAAATAACAATTATGAGCAAATAATTAAAGCCTTTCTAAATTTAGCTAACATAGCATTAGAATCTAAAGCATACCATTCTTCTAGTAGTTATTTAAAGCAAGCAGAAAAAGTATATTTAGACAATAATATTGTAGATGAGTTCTTATTAGGGGAAATATATTATAATATGGCTAGAACTTATTTTAATATAGAAGACTTGGAATCTGCATTAGAGTATTCATACTTGTCAAAAAAGCGTTTTCAACAAATATATAATGATGAGGACTACGCAAGAAATTTATTTGAATTAGCAGAAGAGTTTAATAAAAAGGGAGATTTAATAAATGCATTAAAGTATTCCCAAAAAACATTGGAAGTATATAAAAAAATACAATACAATAAGAGTATTGTAAATATAGAACAAAATTTGGGTAAATTGTTCTATGAATTAGGAGATCTAGAAGAATCTATTAAGCATTATGAGATATCTAGAAATGTAAGTATTTATAATAAAGTTGGACATGTTAATGATATATTAATGGATATTTGTAAAAGTTATTTAAAACTAAAAAATACAGGTGAATGTAGCAAAATATTAAAAGATATTGAAAGTAGTATAAAAAATGAAGATGTTGATAGGATTATTAACTGTAAGCTAATTGAATATACTATGTGTAATATTGATGAAAATTTTGAGCAGGCAGAAAATGTATTAATTGATACATATATACTGGCAAAAAATAGTGGAAGATTAACTAAGGCAGGAGAATTATCCATGAGACTTGGAAAATACTTTATATCTAAGAAGGACGTAGAAAAGGCTTCGTATTATTTAGATCAGGGAGTAAAATTGTTTGACGAAGCAGAACAACTAGAAAATTAA
- a CDS encoding ribonuclease H family protein translates to MAKKVYAIQYGFDAKNNKKIENIIVNTWDECLKYVKGVKGAKYKSFESIDDAKLYLNEGNRMLKKSDENYPKDCLHAYVDGSYNSSDGRYSYGIVCVNNDVVEYIESNAENDTSERNIRQIAGELKGAVRAVEYALSQGQTKIVLFHDYEGIAHHATGAWERKEESSVGYYEKMQTLMKSGIDIIFVKVDSHTGDLFNELVDEKCKECLGITSDRVVEKWLKKNTIKVSNANAKTEILSLAPNCTDNIILIGNNEDSDLNQDISVQKNNEELDREIKFNQIIDLYKNNCKDGKKAISKLLSKEKEALILYLLNNYN, encoded by the coding sequence ATGGCAAAGAAAGTTTATGCAATACAATATGGCTTTGATGCAAAAAATAATAAAAAGATAGAAAATATTATAGTTAACACCTGGGATGAGTGTTTAAAATATGTAAAAGGGGTAAAGGGAGCGAAATATAAGAGCTTTGAAAGTATTGATGATGCAAAGTTATATTTAAATGAAGGCAATAGAATGTTAAAAAAGAGTGATGAAAATTATCCTAAAGATTGTCTTCATGCTTATGTAGATGGTAGTTATAACTCTTCAGATGGAAGATATTCATATGGAATAGTTTGCGTCAATAATGATGTTGTGGAATATATAGAAAGTAATGCAGAAAATGATACATCAGAAAGGAATATAAGGCAGATTGCAGGGGAACTTAAAGGAGCTGTTAGAGCAGTGGAATATGCTTTAAGTCAAGGCCAAACTAAAATTGTGTTATTTCATGACTATGAGGGGATTGCTCATCATGCAACTGGTGCATGGGAACGAAAGGAAGAATCCTCAGTTGGATATTATGAGAAAATGCAGACCTTAATGAAATCTGGAATTGATATTATTTTCGTAAAGGTAGATAGTCATACTGGTGATTTATTTAATGAACTAGTTGATGAAAAGTGCAAAGAATGTTTAGGGATAACTTCTGATAGGGTTGTTGAAAAATGGTTGAAGAAAAATACAATAAAAGTATCTAATGCCAATGCAAAAACTGAAATTTTAAGCTTAGCGCCAAATTGTACAGATAATATTATTCTTATTGGTAATAATGAAGATAGTGATTTAAATCAAGATATTAGTGTACAAAAAAATAATGAAGAACTTGATCGTGAAATTAAGTTCAATCAAATTATAGATTTATATAAAAATAACTGTAAGGATGGGAAAAAGGCGATCTCAAAACTTTTAAGTAAGGAAAAAGAAGCTTTAATTTTATATTTATTAAATAATTATAATTAA
- a CDS encoding YkvA family protein has translation MNISEVKVKLLGNDILSIINEFVKINGLDLKKVSIDDGIILEGTFKKGITMDFYVKAELIECVHNKITARISKMKIINCGVFRIFRSLALKQLVKAFKEYGISSNKDKVTINISTILKDVPFVDLIVEDIFIKKTEVFVEAKDLNISIAGTLVKKVEAEVVEKSQEQEDFDLKLVSKVEDNYSKGREILLDKLPDETKIYKDYIFILPDIISLIYRLMKDKRVPIKTKLIMSISIGYITLPTDIIPNKIPFIGAIDEIGAAFFALDKVFNDVPINVIVENWQGKNELILVIKSGVDYLANFTKAKNVDKLCQVVSELSTL, from the coding sequence ATGAACATATCTGAAGTAAAAGTTAAATTACTTGGAAATGACATATTGAGTATTATTAACGAGTTTGTTAAAATAAATGGATTAGATTTGAAAAAAGTATCTATTGATGATGGAATAATATTAGAAGGAACCTTTAAAAAAGGCATAACAATGGATTTTTATGTAAAAGCTGAATTGATAGAATGTGTTCATAATAAAATTACTGCAAGAATATCAAAAATGAAAATTATTAATTGTGGAGTTTTTAGAATTTTTAGAAGTCTTGCATTAAAGCAATTAGTAAAAGCATTTAAAGAATATGGAATAAGTAGCAATAAGGATAAAGTAACAATAAATATAAGTACCATCCTTAAGGATGTACCATTTGTAGATTTAATTGTTGAGGATATATTTATTAAAAAAACAGAAGTATTTGTCGAAGCAAAGGATCTTAATATTTCAATAGCGGGAACATTAGTAAAAAAAGTTGAAGCAGAAGTTGTAGAAAAAAGTCAAGAACAAGAAGATTTTGATTTAAAACTTGTGAGTAAAGTTGAGGATAATTATTCTAAAGGCAGAGAAATTTTATTGGACAAGTTGCCTGATGAAACAAAAATATATAAAGATTATATTTTTATATTACCAGATATAATTTCTCTTATTTATAGATTGATGAAAGATAAGCGAGTGCCTATAAAGACGAAGTTAATAATGTCGATATCAATTGGATATATAACACTTCCGACGGACATAATACCTAATAAAATACCATTTATAGGTGCAATTGATGAAATTGGAGCTGCATTTTTTGCATTAGATAAAGTTTTTAATGATGTTCCTATAAATGTTATCGTAGAAAATTGGCAAGGAAAGAATGAGTTGATTTTAGTAATAAAAAGTGGTGTTGATTATTTAGCTAATTTTACAAAGGCAAAAAATGTAGATAAATTATGTCAAGTGGTGTCAGAATTATCTACATTATAA